A single window of Archangium gephyra DNA harbors:
- a CDS encoding thiamine phosphate synthase — MVITDWRLPRERLLSALERALEVGPQVAVQHRHPEATARRFLEEARLLAGLCRARGNPLYVNGRLDVALLVGAHLHLSATGLTPEDVRAHLPPGRQVSVAVHDEQEARRAVGADLALVSPVFSPGSKPEDTRPTLGPEGFRRLAAALPCPALALGGLTPERASLLKEAAGFAVISAVLEAEEPGAATRALCGLGTREPG; from the coding sequence ATGGTCATCACCGACTGGCGTCTGCCCCGGGAGCGGCTGTTGTCCGCGCTGGAGCGGGCGCTGGAGGTGGGGCCCCAGGTGGCCGTGCAGCACCGCCACCCGGAGGCCACCGCGCGTCGGTTCCTGGAGGAGGCCCGGCTGCTGGCCGGGCTGTGCCGGGCGCGAGGCAATCCGCTCTACGTCAATGGCCGGTTGGATGTGGCCCTGCTGGTGGGAGCGCACCTGCACCTGTCGGCAACGGGCCTGACGCCGGAGGATGTCCGTGCGCACCTGCCCCCGGGGCGTCAGGTGAGCGTGGCGGTGCATGACGAGCAGGAGGCACGCCGGGCCGTGGGCGCGGATCTGGCGCTGGTGAGCCCGGTGTTCTCCCCCGGCTCGAAGCCGGAGGACACGCGGCCCACGCTGGGGCCCGAGGGTTTCCGGAGACTGGCGGCGGCCCTGCCCTGCCCCGCCCTGGCACTCGGAGGCCTCACGCCGGAGCGGGCCTCGCTGCTCAAGGAAGCGGCGGGCTTCGCGGTCATCTCCGCGGTGCTGGAGGCAGAGGAGCCAGGTGCCGCCACGCGGGCCCTGTGCGGCCTCGGCACCCGCGAGCCAGGGTGA
- a CDS encoding CHAT domain-containing protein yields the protein MLAKLLDELPVLHAPVFHRDVLTHLRQELPPEERRQFERLFCYLDWRAQQRHGSAPAEVDEVPQAHCSLPYAPPYFQQVMELLKGQVPPYLPERPLDPATEESKIADGLMSVNGTPVALPPYQPVPGSQWGIVIIECLRCRTRRPEARALHIDLIRVPDMRAPLAEGRINNAACPHCGFKVGLPAGVWLLDPPWPRDTLAVLSCLIRVDPLNIFYLPSCWRQREHQMVVVLEARSSQLLNDLQVESAPSESGPDKQLVRIIYSQDELKAQLNASSGGQVPLLMEAAVAQLALRLEAEEMSLEEAREFARAWVAQEGKDWPLLMSPIHLDEEGRPMRAVAQALLTEQLAEHRNLEVLDRAILSIQLVAMLLEAQRVGQAEAVLARAEDLWNQIQPGDDDRHLIVASMIERSHSDILTWKGRYEEAAQRRHRAEELLPSQPEGSWWVRFQFWRYRAVDALHLRREKKFDESLVAFAQCIPMLEQLYGEALQENAPEGQAARGDAQNILGGALANCASVLQEGEGVFSNDPSRLHTHGMAWVFEYAARLPAWPSEPEDSQDEGSRRWIVVGRLLKRALDLSQASRAWRFAAAQAMRLTDVMLHFGHLHAAVEQASEWVKFAQQANHYHSLAHALFFLGRMGLHLARHGPGSLDLFESAAESLLRDLVSQGPQAELPHWAPMLVEMSFLCVKMGADAGKAVMIAESLKAAVTAVHVEAGVPGSGRASGEFLAQRVEELTCERERLRVETFNFEEGEPERAELSASIERVEQQLAESRRELGLRNAQYVRWCEPSYIHLSAVDDIRRRLDVLGSRATYLGFSIGEIGVWTYALWSEGIILEPVSWEGWREDLKILDAPDALLSDPKLMETVLERVGRRLLEPVLERLELMSPSDRLIISPTQGLLHVPFAAFPIGAERLVQQFVLSVVSGAGLFEACFDRRPGPISSALLVGVPRHDYMKVQLPYARDEVKKLESLLRDSGCEVRLLLDQQATASAVLSEAAAYDVLHFACHARWSLQAAIRPQLVLHPDFERDSGELTDWRIVNELRLRPGALVNLSACQSARQIEGGAEIRDGLLPAILQAGAGAAVATLWSISDAPMPVLQTVLYENLLAGQPPAEALARTLRRCIQGELGPVLADPLVWLAFMLYGVG from the coding sequence GTGCTCGCGAAGCTGCTGGATGAGCTACCGGTGTTGCATGCCCCTGTGTTCCACCGGGACGTCCTCACACATCTCAGGCAGGAGTTGCCTCCGGAAGAACGCCGACAGTTCGAGCGACTCTTTTGCTACCTCGATTGGAGAGCGCAGCAGCGCCATGGTTCGGCACCAGCGGAGGTAGACGAGGTTCCACAAGCTCACTGCTCCCTCCCGTACGCACCTCCCTACTTCCAGCAGGTGATGGAGCTCTTGAAGGGACAGGTCCCACCGTACCTGCCCGAAAGACCCCTCGATCCCGCCACGGAGGAGTCCAAGATCGCTGACGGGTTGATGAGCGTGAATGGAACTCCCGTCGCACTCCCTCCCTACCAGCCAGTTCCGGGGAGCCAGTGGGGGATCGTCATCATCGAATGCCTGCGATGCCGCACCCGGCGCCCTGAGGCTCGTGCATTGCACATCGACCTCATCCGCGTTCCGGACATGCGGGCACCTCTGGCGGAAGGGCGGATCAACAACGCGGCGTGTCCCCACTGTGGCTTCAAGGTCGGTTTACCCGCCGGAGTCTGGTTGTTGGATCCTCCCTGGCCTCGGGACACGCTGGCCGTGCTCTCCTGCCTCATTCGTGTCGATCCCCTCAACATCTTCTATCTGCCGAGTTGTTGGCGGCAGCGTGAGCACCAGATGGTGGTCGTGTTGGAGGCCCGCTCCTCTCAACTCTTGAATGACCTCCAGGTCGAGAGTGCTCCCTCTGAAAGCGGTCCTGATAAGCAATTGGTCAGAATCATCTACAGCCAGGATGAGCTGAAGGCACAGTTGAATGCATCCTCGGGAGGGCAGGTGCCTCTCTTGATGGAGGCGGCTGTGGCCCAGCTGGCCCTCCGTTTGGAAGCCGAGGAAATGTCATTGGAGGAGGCGCGGGAGTTCGCGCGAGCGTGGGTTGCACAAGAGGGGAAGGACTGGCCCCTGCTCATGTCACCCATCCACTTGGATGAGGAGGGCCGCCCCATGCGCGCGGTGGCCCAGGCACTGCTGACCGAGCAGCTGGCGGAGCATCGGAATCTGGAGGTACTGGATCGAGCCATCCTCTCCATCCAGTTGGTGGCGATGCTTCTGGAAGCCCAGCGGGTGGGGCAGGCGGAGGCGGTGCTCGCCCGGGCCGAGGATCTCTGGAATCAAATCCAACCTGGAGACGACGATCGACACCTGATTGTCGCATCCATGATCGAGCGCTCTCACAGTGACATCTTGACCTGGAAGGGGCGTTACGAGGAGGCAGCTCAGCGGCGGCATCGTGCCGAAGAGCTTCTGCCCTCCCAGCCTGAGGGCTCCTGGTGGGTGCGTTTTCAATTCTGGCGTTATCGAGCCGTCGACGCGCTGCATCTGCGGCGCGAAAAGAAGTTCGATGAGTCCCTTGTAGCATTCGCTCAGTGCATTCCCATGCTTGAGCAGCTCTATGGCGAAGCCCTCCAAGAGAATGCTCCCGAGGGGCAGGCGGCGAGGGGTGACGCCCAGAATATTCTGGGAGGAGCACTGGCAAACTGCGCATCCGTGCTCCAGGAAGGAGAGGGGGTCTTCTCCAATGACCCCAGCCGTCTACACACCCATGGGATGGCCTGGGTGTTCGAGTATGCGGCACGGCTCCCCGCATGGCCGTCGGAGCCGGAGGACAGCCAGGATGAAGGCTCTCGGCGTTGGATTGTCGTGGGGCGGCTTCTGAAGCGTGCGCTGGACCTCAGTCAGGCTTCCCGTGCCTGGAGGTTCGCCGCAGCCCAAGCAATGCGCTTGACGGATGTCATGCTGCACTTCGGGCATCTCCATGCCGCAGTAGAGCAAGCATCGGAGTGGGTGAAATTCGCTCAGCAGGCCAATCATTACCACTCCCTGGCCCATGCGTTGTTTTTCCTCGGGCGTATGGGACTCCACCTCGCCAGGCATGGACCCGGTTCGCTAGACTTGTTCGAATCAGCGGCGGAGTCCCTACTCCGCGATCTCGTCAGTCAGGGACCTCAAGCAGAGCTACCCCACTGGGCACCCATGCTGGTGGAGATGTCGTTCCTCTGCGTCAAGATGGGAGCCGATGCTGGTAAGGCGGTGATGATCGCGGAGAGCCTCAAGGCTGCGGTGACCGCTGTCCATGTGGAGGCAGGAGTCCCTGGCAGTGGACGTGCGAGTGGGGAGTTCCTGGCCCAGCGTGTGGAGGAACTCACCTGCGAGCGGGAGAGGCTCAGGGTCGAGACCTTCAACTTCGAGGAAGGGGAACCCGAGCGGGCAGAATTGTCAGCTTCCATCGAGAGGGTCGAGCAGCAACTCGCCGAGTCACGGCGAGAGCTGGGTCTCCGGAACGCACAGTATGTGCGTTGGTGCGAGCCGAGCTACATCCACCTGTCCGCAGTGGACGACATCCGGCGCCGGCTCGACGTGCTGGGTTCTCGGGCCACATACCTGGGGTTCAGCATCGGCGAGATAGGCGTTTGGACATATGCCCTCTGGAGTGAGGGCATAATCCTCGAGCCGGTCTCCTGGGAGGGATGGAGGGAGGACTTGAAAATCCTGGATGCGCCGGATGCATTGCTGTCGGACCCCAAGCTCATGGAAACCGTGCTGGAACGCGTCGGCCGGCGTCTTCTCGAGCCCGTTCTGGAGCGATTGGAGCTCATGTCGCCCTCCGACCGGCTGATCATCTCGCCCACACAGGGCCTTCTCCATGTTCCTTTCGCGGCTTTCCCGATCGGCGCAGAGAGGCTTGTTCAGCAATTCGTTCTTTCGGTGGTGTCAGGAGCCGGGCTCTTCGAGGCGTGCTTCGACCGGCGGCCGGGCCCCATCTCTTCCGCGTTGCTCGTTGGGGTGCCCAGGCACGACTACATGAAAGTCCAGCTCCCCTACGCGCGAGATGAGGTGAAGAAGCTCGAGTCGCTCCTGAGGGATTCTGGCTGCGAGGTGCGCCTTCTGTTGGACCAGCAGGCCACGGCTTCCGCTGTCCTGTCCGAAGCCGCTGCGTACGATGTGCTCCACTTTGCCTGCCACGCGAGGTGGTCATTGCAAGCCGCCATCCGCCCGCAGCTCGTTCTCCACCCGGATTTCGAGCGTGATAGCGGCGAGCTCACGGATTGGCGCATCGTGAACGAACTGCGGCTGCGGCCCGGAGCATTGGTCAACCTTTCGGCTTGTCAGAGCGCCCGCCAGATCGAGGGTGGAGCCGAGATACGTGACGGCCTTCTCCCCGCGATCCTTCAGGCGGGAGCGGGAGCCGCCGTAGCTACTCTCTGGAGTATCAGCGATGCGCCCATGCCAGTATTGCAGACGGTCCTATATGAAAATCTGCTGGCGGGCCAACCACCCGCTGAGGCGCTCGCACGGACCCTCCGAAGGTGTATCCAAGGAGAGCTTGGGCCGGTTTTAGCCGACCCGCTTGTCTGGTTGGCGTTCATGCTTTATGGGGTGGGTTGA
- a CDS encoding DUF4350 domain-containing protein, with protein MKGTRTAIIYGVLVALALGLGLAVNQSLPPPLVPSVDNPGPMGVRALYLYLEESGARVSALREALEGSGLPDSLRTVVVTAPSGRPVTEEEAGALRSWVSRGGTLVYLVSREAKARQPQLDSWLGISDGPMLAPDSEGLPPREKDFTGTTVRVWVPVGPLRNVERLRVSLDRGITVGRPEAVPLAGAKGAAVVWRVPEGRGEVYVLAGTDLAENRRLELLDNLRFWDALAARGPLAFDEYHHGVPPKPEPPSARGLWVFVAQGLLVGLIYAVSRGTRFGPPRPLVVEKHRSALEYVRSLGWLARRSKVERELVPELARQLRRHMHERLGIPLTLPEDEAARLLEHSCGLPAADYLAAREDLVRTMEQREIRPSDYTRLARQYARFENLITGR; from the coding sequence ATGAAGGGCACGCGGACGGCGATCATCTACGGCGTGCTGGTGGCACTGGCGTTGGGGCTGGGGCTCGCGGTGAACCAGTCCCTTCCCCCGCCGCTGGTGCCCTCGGTGGACAACCCGGGCCCCATGGGCGTGCGAGCGCTGTACCTGTACCTCGAGGAGTCGGGCGCCCGGGTGTCGGCGCTGCGGGAGGCACTCGAGGGCTCGGGGCTTCCCGACAGCCTCCGGACGGTGGTGGTGACGGCGCCCTCGGGCCGGCCCGTGACGGAGGAGGAGGCCGGGGCACTGCGGAGCTGGGTCTCCCGGGGCGGGACGCTCGTGTACCTGGTGTCGAGGGAGGCGAAGGCGAGACAGCCCCAGCTGGACTCCTGGCTGGGGATTTCAGACGGCCCGATGCTGGCACCGGACTCGGAGGGCTTGCCGCCGCGGGAGAAGGATTTCACGGGGACGACGGTGCGCGTCTGGGTGCCGGTGGGTCCGCTGAGGAACGTGGAGCGGCTCCGCGTGTCGCTGGACCGGGGCATCACGGTGGGGAGGCCGGAGGCGGTGCCACTGGCCGGAGCCAAGGGCGCGGCGGTGGTGTGGCGGGTGCCGGAGGGACGCGGCGAGGTGTACGTGCTGGCGGGAACGGACCTGGCGGAGAACCGGCGGCTGGAGCTGCTGGACAACCTGCGCTTCTGGGACGCGCTGGCGGCGCGCGGGCCACTCGCCTTCGACGAGTACCACCACGGCGTGCCCCCGAAGCCGGAGCCGCCCTCGGCCCGGGGCCTGTGGGTCTTCGTGGCGCAGGGCCTGCTGGTGGGGCTGATCTACGCGGTGTCGCGCGGGACACGGTTCGGCCCGCCGCGGCCGCTGGTGGTGGAGAAGCACCGCTCGGCGCTGGAGTACGTGCGCTCCCTGGGCTGGCTGGCCCGGCGCTCGAAGGTGGAGCGCGAGCTGGTGCCCGAGCTGGCGCGGCAACTGCGGCGGCACATGCACGAGCGGCTGGGCATTCCCCTCACGCTGCCGGAGGACGAGGCGGCGCGGCTGCTGGAGCACAGCTGCGGGCTGCCCGCGGCGGACTACCTGGCCGCGAGGGAGGACCTGGTCCGCACCATGGAGCAGCGGGAGATCCGCCCCTCGGACTACACGCGGCTGGCGCGCCAGTACGCGCGCTTCGAGAACCTCATCACGGGCCGGTGA
- a CDS encoding DUF4129 domain-containing protein: protein MMSGLVLLWLAALPCENAASELQQLTVLGRGEPAAMEAHLEALEQRWEGLPLRAPGDETSAERAETAARRIQAACAPPEEAAESPPRTPDPARLQEILSRPEFAQARQRQGDLLQRVMRELKAFLEELLLTREAQSFATSTRTLVLGLGFAAVLFAVLRLRHWRRGPARREAGTETGPAALELDSPGEHLTRARSALGARPREAIREGLLALLSSLEARRLARPDRVKTNRELVGELPGRGASAQLTGEVERLVRWYDQAFYSLEPVPPEDAARFVDDVERLHQGLAGAVA, encoded by the coding sequence ATGATGTCCGGGCTGGTGCTGCTGTGGCTCGCGGCCCTGCCCTGCGAGAACGCCGCGAGCGAGCTCCAACAGCTCACGGTGCTGGGCAGGGGCGAGCCGGCGGCGATGGAAGCGCACCTCGAGGCGCTGGAGCAGCGCTGGGAGGGCCTGCCCCTGCGCGCACCGGGCGATGAGACCTCCGCGGAGCGCGCGGAGACAGCGGCCCGGCGCATCCAGGCGGCCTGCGCACCACCCGAGGAAGCAGCGGAGTCCCCGCCCCGGACCCCCGATCCGGCCCGGCTCCAGGAGATCCTCTCGCGGCCCGAGTTCGCCCAGGCGAGGCAGCGCCAGGGCGATCTGCTCCAGCGGGTGATGCGGGAGCTGAAGGCGTTTCTGGAGGAGCTGCTGCTGACGCGCGAGGCGCAGAGCTTCGCGACGAGCACGCGGACGCTGGTGCTGGGACTGGGCTTCGCGGCGGTGCTCTTCGCGGTGCTGCGGCTGCGCCACTGGCGGCGAGGCCCGGCGCGCCGCGAAGCGGGCACGGAGACGGGCCCGGCGGCCTTGGAGCTCGACTCCCCGGGTGAGCACCTGACGCGGGCGAGGTCGGCGCTGGGAGCCCGGCCGCGCGAGGCCATCCGGGAAGGACTGCTGGCGCTGCTGTCCTCGCTGGAGGCGAGACGGCTGGCGCGGCCGGACCGGGTGAAGACGAATCGCGAGCTGGTGGGTGAGCTGCCCGGGCGGGGAGCCTCCGCGCAGCTCACGGGCGAGGTGGAGCGGCTGGTGCGCTGGTACGACCAGGCCTTCTACTCGCTCGAGCCGGTGCCGCCGGAGGACGCGGCGCGCTTCGTGGACGACGTGGAGCGGCTGCACCAGGGGCTCGCGGGAGCGGTGGCATGA
- a CDS encoding TolC family protein yields MIALLAVTLTVSAATPVLTLDEVLQAAGQNSLDLKVARARLEQTRLLSNRAWAAYLPTVSVGASYTRNSNEAVVTLPGGPQIVIQPYDQLAAQAEVRQAIIAPSLIPAIRNAGIAEDVAELSTENVRREILFVAAQAYFAAAAYQEAIRATQFLLDVNKAREGDTQKRFDAGTVTKVALLRAQLDRARAEQDLVRARNAFASSRLALATLIQRDPDFTLELPPVPQVPAQGEDLVKQALEKRPDVAAARRNLDLALGRKQGVWFSYAPSVGFSGVYRISNAAGFTGQNDVWALTLSAQWLLWDGGTREINLREESARVAEASAQQKQAEARVVEEVLRAQLEVENARANLTKAEEALGLARETQRLTEISFKAGVATYLEVADANSALTNAEVGAISERLQASLAALRLLRAAGSFAAQE; encoded by the coding sequence ATGATTGCCCTGCTCGCAGTGACGCTGACGGTGAGCGCCGCGACTCCGGTGCTCACCCTGGACGAGGTGCTCCAGGCCGCCGGTCAGAACAGCCTGGACCTGAAGGTGGCGCGCGCCCGGCTGGAACAGACCCGGCTCCTGTCCAACAGGGCGTGGGCCGCCTACCTGCCCACCGTGTCGGTGGGCGCCAGCTACACCCGCAACTCCAATGAAGCGGTGGTGACGCTGCCGGGTGGTCCGCAGATCGTCATCCAGCCGTACGATCAGCTGGCCGCCCAGGCGGAAGTGCGGCAGGCCATCATCGCCCCGTCGCTGATTCCCGCCATTCGCAACGCGGGGATCGCCGAGGACGTGGCGGAGCTGAGTACGGAGAACGTGCGGCGAGAGATCCTCTTCGTCGCGGCCCAGGCCTACTTCGCGGCCGCCGCCTACCAGGAGGCCATCCGCGCCACCCAGTTCCTCCTGGACGTGAACAAGGCGCGCGAGGGGGACACGCAGAAGCGCTTCGATGCGGGCACGGTGACGAAGGTGGCGCTCCTGCGCGCGCAGCTGGACCGGGCACGTGCCGAGCAGGATCTGGTGCGGGCTCGCAACGCCTTCGCCTCCTCGCGGCTGGCGCTCGCCACGCTCATCCAGCGGGACCCGGATTTCACGCTGGAGCTGCCCCCGGTGCCACAGGTGCCCGCGCAGGGGGAGGACCTGGTGAAGCAGGCGCTGGAGAAGCGGCCGGACGTGGCCGCGGCGCGTCGCAACCTGGACCTGGCGCTGGGCCGCAAGCAGGGCGTGTGGTTCTCCTATGCGCCCTCGGTGGGCTTCTCCGGCGTCTACCGGATCAGCAACGCCGCGGGCTTCACGGGGCAGAACGACGTCTGGGCGCTGACGTTGAGCGCGCAGTGGTTGCTCTGGGACGGCGGCACGCGGGAGATCAACTTGCGCGAGGAGTCCGCTCGCGTGGCCGAGGCCTCGGCTCAGCAGAAGCAGGCGGAGGCCCGGGTGGTGGAGGAGGTTTTGCGTGCCCAGCTGGAGGTCGAGAACGCCCGGGCCAACCTCACCAAGGCCGAGGAGGCCCTGGGCCTGGCGCGTGAGACGCAGCGCCTCACGGAGATCAGCTTCAAGGCGGGCGTGGCCACCTACCTCGAGGTGGCGGACGCCAACTCCGCGCTGACGAACGCCGAGGTGGGCGCCATCTCCGAGCGTCTGCAGGCGTCGCTCGCGGCGCTGCGGCTGCTGCGCGCCGCCGGCTCCTTCGCGGCCCAGGAGTAG
- a CDS encoding thiazole synthase yields the protein MSVQDKPLVIAGVTFESRLIVGTGKYPSHEVMKRCHEASGAEMVTVAVRRLDLAAKGEASLMNWIDRSRMRLLPNTALCYTADDAVRTCRLAEELGMSKWVKLEVLGDEKTLYPDVEETLKAARILVKEGFTVLPYTSDDPITARKLEDAGCAAVMPLAAPIGSGLGIRNPHNIRLIRETVKVPVIVDAGVGTASDAAIAMELGVDAVLMNTAIAGAKDPVRMARAMKLAIEAGREAFLSGRIPRKAYASASSPIEGLVE from the coding sequence ATGAGCGTGCAAGACAAGCCCCTGGTGATCGCGGGAGTCACCTTCGAGTCGCGCCTCATAGTGGGCACGGGGAAGTACCCCAGCCACGAGGTGATGAAGCGGTGCCACGAGGCCTCGGGCGCGGAGATGGTGACGGTGGCGGTGAGGCGGTTGGATCTGGCGGCGAAGGGCGAGGCCTCGCTGATGAACTGGATCGACCGCTCGCGCATGCGGCTGCTGCCGAACACGGCGCTCTGCTACACGGCGGACGACGCGGTGCGCACCTGCCGGCTCGCCGAGGAGCTGGGCATGAGCAAGTGGGTGAAGCTGGAGGTGCTGGGCGACGAGAAGACGCTCTACCCGGATGTGGAGGAGACGCTGAAGGCGGCGCGCATCCTGGTGAAGGAGGGCTTCACGGTGCTGCCCTACACCTCGGATGACCCCATCACGGCGCGCAAGCTGGAGGACGCGGGGTGCGCGGCGGTGATGCCGCTGGCGGCGCCGATCGGCTCGGGGCTGGGCATCCGCAACCCGCACAACATCCGCCTCATCCGCGAGACGGTGAAGGTACCGGTCATCGTGGACGCGGGCGTGGGCACGGCATCGGACGCGGCCATCGCCATGGAGCTGGGCGTGGACGCGGTGCTGATGAACACGGCCATCGCGGGCGCGAAGGATCCGGTGCGCATGGCGCGCGCCATGAAGCTGGCCATCGAAGCGGGCCGCGAGGCCTTCCTGTCCGGCCGGATTCCGCGCAAGGCGTACGCGTCGGCGTCCAGCCCGATCGAGGGGCTCGTCGAGTAG
- the thiS gene encoding sulfur carrier protein ThiS, whose product MTIWINGQAREVPEGMTLAALLASLEVGGPGVAVEVNAEVVRRARHPEYQLSPQDRVEIVTFVGGG is encoded by the coding sequence GTGACGATCTGGATCAACGGACAGGCACGAGAAGTCCCCGAGGGAATGACCCTGGCGGCGCTGCTCGCCTCGTTGGAGGTGGGGGGCCCCGGGGTGGCGGTGGAGGTGAACGCGGAGGTGGTCCGCCGCGCGCGCCACCCCGAGTACCAGCTGTCGCCGCAGGATCGCGTGGAGATCGTCACCTTCGTCGGTGGCGGATAG